Part of the Phocoena phocoena chromosome 8, mPhoPho1.1, whole genome shotgun sequence genome, AACAAGCAATCTTACTCTTATCTAGCGGAGTAGAGCCTGGATTCTCATTGCCTCAAATTATTTAAGGCCTGTCCATCCCTGAATCCATCAATAGCTAGGGGATGGAAGTAGCAGGACTGCCTTAAACTAACCTGGGGTGGATGTTTGGGAATTAACCCACTGCAGGGAATTGTAATGCAATGTGGTAAATCCAGTGCATTATGGGAATACCATAGTGGCACCTAGGGTCACAAAGTAATGAACTTAGGTGTGGAGATGGTCAGAGCAGTCACCCAGGAGATGCCAAAAGTTTGTGTACCAGGCAGGTAGGTAAAAGGGGGAGGGGTTTTCTGGGTGGTAGATGAACAGAAGGTGTTAGGGAAAGACCTGCATAGGGAAACAGTCAAAATAAGGCCTTCCAAGCCTCTGGAGCATAAAATTAGAGGCAAGGGAAGAAGTTGGAGCAACGAGCAGGTGCCTACTCACCGAGGGGAGACATGGTAAGGAATCTGGACTCTCCCTACAGGAAGAGAAGAGCCACTGGAGATCAAGCAGAGAATTAAGATAGCAAATTCCTATCACCATGGCTGCAGTGGGGAGGAAGGCAAGTTAGGAAGTTATATTTCTGGGGGCCAGGAGGAAAAGCTGTGAGAGTCCAGCCATAACTCACCTGTTACCGTTACTTAAagatgtggttttaattttaaggaaagaGCTTTCTctaggagtcaaggatgactccaagacATCTGGCTGAGGTGAATGTTCGTaccaaaaagacagaaagagggcAAATTTTTTTAGAGTAGCATTCAGAGTTGTaggtttattcaataaatgttttgagggcttccctggtggcgcagtggttgagagtctgcctgccgatgcaggggacacaggttcgtgccccggtctgggaagatcccgcatgccgtggagcggctgggcctgtgagccatggccgctgagcctgggcctccggagcctatgctctgcaatgggagaggccacaacagtgagaggcccgcgtacagcaaaaaaaataaataaataaaaaataaaaataaataaataaataaataaatgttttgagtGTCTACTATACGTCACTCAAAATATAATGTCAGAAAGAGCTTTCTCGCAATAGTGTGAAAGACCAACTGGAGTAGAGTAAAAGAGATGAGACCCCTGTTGGGAGCAGATGAGTCTCAGACTAGGGCAGCTGTACTGAAATAGTACCAGAATAGCTCTGTCACTGAAGCTAATATCTGTCTGCTAGACCAGTGACCCCTCCACCCACAGCCTTTTTATCTCAGACAATGGATGGGTTTGGTGGGCCAAACCCCCTCTGTAGGTCTGGCCTAagataaaaatctgttttttccaCTTTACTAGAAAGATGGAATTTGCTAGGCCTTGCTATCACGTGTTCATGCAGGGACGATAGCTCCAAGTCTTCCCACGACTATCACCCCTGTCAAGCCTGAGTGTGAGGGATGGGCACCTGGGCCAAATCTGGCTTCACAGTAACTAGTGCACATAAAGGAACTTCCTACTTTTCATATGCCCTGACCATTCTAAGCCGGATGTCCTTTTTCTGAGTTCCCGGAGAGGCCCGGATTGAAAACTTCCAGGAAATTCCCACAGGTTTAACTTCCTAATCTTCCTCCCACTTCAACCCTCTCCTTCACCCTTCCATTCCCACCCCAAGAGGAAGGAGCTTATCCTGGAGTCAACACCCTCTGCTGAACACTTCCACTCCCTTGGCCAGGGTGGTGGTACATCTGAGTTCTCAGGTCCTCTCCTCTGAGGCCTATTTGGGGCTTGAGGTGAACACTTAAGGGTGATATGTGATCTTGTCCAGAAACAGAGGAATGGAACCTTGAAGGTTCCTAGAGTACCAGATTATTACAGAAAGTTCACTTCTAGATGTTCACCCTCCCACCCGTCAGGAGGTAATCCTTCTCTAAGAAATCCCTGGGGCTCAGTCTCTATGCTAGATATCAAAACTCAATCACCTCTGGGGGCTAAGTTTGGAATTACAGGATACATACCCCATATAAtctagcattaaaaaaaacaaaactgtgctaACCCAACCCAACCCAGATTTAAGAACCAGAAACATACACCATGAATTTACTATCCCACACAGACCAAGCATGTGGGTAGTTCTCATTCTCCAGAAATcccaaggggaggggaaaagaaaatcagtttaCATATAGTCATACACTGAATTTTATCTGTTGTGCAAAGAGAGGGTTATCTGGCTCCCAGAAGGTTTTGGGCTCCAATCAGACAGTTCATTTTACAACTCAAGATCCAGTTCTTCTTAAGAGATTAAAAGAGCTCCCAAGGCCTGTGGATCATGGGCACTGATGAGGGCCACATACCCTTTGGCTCCAGTTAAATCTCTGGTGTTTGAACTGTGTGGGAGCTGTGGGTGCTTGCTTCCTGATCCTTCCGCAGCCCCTGAAGCAGCTGGTTTAGGAGTGTGAGGTTGCTGTCTCTgtgaggaaggggcaggggtggAAGGCAGTTCCCTTTATACTCGATCACTGCCATCTTGGCCCGATCCTGCTTATTCCGGTTTGGGATCTGCAGCATTCTCGTGTAGCCCCCATTCTGACCTTGGTACCGAGGGGCCAGTACGTGAAACAGCTTTGGGATCAAGTCTTTCTCCTGGAAGGGGAGAGTTATCCAGGAGACAGCAGAGTCAGGCACCACCGCAGAGATATTTAACTTTCAGCACTCCCAAAGGtagggtacacacacacacacacacacacacacacacacacacacaccccttccctcACCCTCTGATGTGG contains:
- the MRPL17 gene encoding large ribosomal subunit protein bL17m, with the translated sequence MRLSVAAAISHGRVFRRLGLGPESRIHLLQNLLTGLVRHERIEASWARVDELRGYAEKLIDYGKLGDTNERAMRMADFWLTEKDLIPKLFHVLAPRYQGQNGGYTRMLQIPNRNKQDRAKMAVIEYKGNCLPPLPLPHRDSNLTLLNQLLQGLRKDQEASTHSSHTVQTPEI